CGCCCAGGGTCTGGCGGAAAATGAGTACTGCGTAGTAATTAAATGCATTCGCGCCGGAAAATCGAAGGAAGAACATGAGACCGCACGTGATAGCGATGGGCTTGTACAGCCTCGGTGTAAACATGCTGTTTTTGAAACTCAGCTCGTATTGCTTCGCCCTCGAAGCCAGAATATTCGTTTTGATGACCTGAAAGGCATACGCGTTAATCATCGCGACTTTGTAGCAATTATCGAACCTCGTTGATTAATGTGGACAACTAGAGAGATATGAGGGAGAAGGCCGCTTTATTCTGCAGAAAGTTATTCGTCTTTCGATAAATCCTTCGGAAATTACATACCTGCAGCTCGTGTCTTATATCGACGTGTTGCCCGCGCAGCCACTGCAGACTGTCGGCGGCCTCGTCATCTTTGTCGTTTAGCACGAGATACGACGGTGTCTCGGGTATAAAGAGGGTCCCTAGAAAGAACATCGACGGCGCGACGGCCACTAGCAGCGCGCTTTGTCGCCAATTCAGATACATGCCGGCTATGTACGACAGCAGAACGCCTACGTGACCCAGCACCTTGAGCATCGCCGACAAACATCCGCGGATGCCCGGCATCGAGATTTCCGATATGTATACCTgtcgaaagaaaaagaaaattcgcTCACGCGCTCGATCGAGTTTAATCTCGTAACAATCAGTCGAAcagaatctctctctctctctctcccctctgcCCTTCCTTTCTTTTTACCTGCGCCACCATGGTGACGACCGAACAACAAAGACCGCCGATGAAACTTGTGACGTACACCAGTTCCACACACGGCGCGACACCCGTCAAGACCCAGGTCGCCGCCAGGGGTAAGGATGTCATCCGTAACGCCAATCGACGTCCTCGTCGCATTATCCAGTCGCCTATCATGGCACCGAACCACGCGCCCAACATAGACAGCGACGCGACCCACGAGGCTTCTTGTTGCGTAACCGAAAAGGCCAACCTGTCGGCAAGCATCGTAAGCCTAATTAGAATCGTGCGGCATTATGCGTACTGTCTGGACGTAATCACGGCCGCGTAGTCCAGAAGACACTCCCGATATATTGGGTATTGTTCTCGGATAGAGTGTGCCGGTTTCCCAGACGTCAGGTGCAAACGTAATCGCTCTTGGCAGCCGCGTCTCGGGCTGTCgagtattattatttgcgAGCAGCTTCCCGGTAAAGTTCACGTGTGTCGTCGCTGCGGACGCATCCCGGAATTAGCAGCCAGGAACGTAACACTCGAACAAGCCACGGCGCGGATATAATTGTCCACGTCTGTCGACGTTCCAGATTGAAATCCGATATTACTTAAcatgacaaatttttatccgCGCACAACTCGGAGTATTTgaacgtttcttttttcttatttacgtGTAGaaaatagacaaaataatgtgaacatactggtaaattatttatttgattaacgtttgattaattcattatttgtttttagcgcaaattttacctttatttgaaatagtcatatgcaatattatgtatacattcttttgcaaaatactttttaggagatattgaatattgagaaaaatatctgGTGAGATTAACCAGAATTCTGATCggatatttttctcagtgaAGGAAATGAAATTTGTTTTCCACTCTGCCTTTTAAAACTGCGTACAATAACTCGATGATAGGCATTACATTATTCTACTTCTGtacataatacaattattgaGAGAAAGTGTGCCAATCCTTACCACGTGCTGTTGTTGGATTGATAAAGATGAGTTTTATTATCCAATATCGAGTCTAACGCGGGCGAGGTGTAACCCTTGGCCAAACCGGCGGAGAATGTTCCCATGGATAGCGCCAGGGTCGCTAGTACCTAGATAAACAGGCTTTAATGAACTCACGTATGAAATGGTTCTTTTATGCTGGGCGCGCGAAAGAATTTATGCAGGAACGTACAAACGTTCACCAGTAACACACACGCCGACGTGCGAACGTCAACTTCGTTTATTTCACGTCGGCGAGTGACTGAAATTTACGCCCGTGTATTCCTTTTACTGCCGCGTGGTCTTTGTCGCGTTCTCGCATACCGCTCTATAAAGATCATAGAGATCGGCGGTCGAAAGAAGTCGGTGGGCTCCCACAACGACGTGATCCACGCTCGCCACGCGGGATATTTCTATCTGCATGGCGTGCACGTTTCCAATTTAAAAGTACTTGTCTCGATTCGCCGTATCCGCATTATCGAAAATCTATATCTCGGCATACGGACTTTTGTCGTCTCTTACGCCTCACGTCGTCTCCTAATCGCGAAGTATTTTCGAGCAGCGGTGAAATCGCCGCGGGTATAAATCCGTCGATCGCGCGCCGCATGATGctccaataataataatagtacgTACGTCCGGAGCGCGAGTGCATCGCGCGTTGCATTTGCGCTGCCGCCACGGAGGGATGCGACCGGCGCGAACAAATTGCTAGCCGCAAATTGAAAGCTGGGGCCTGGCCCGTCGCGAGGAATACTAAACATTTCGCGCGATCCCGCGTTTATGTGCGCGCGCATACGCGTGCGTCCGCAGCGTACGTGGCGCACAGATTCAATTTCAAAATACCATGACGTTATGTACGTCGACGCTGTATTATACGCATTCTTCGCGATGTTGGTTTATCGCCGTGCTGCCGCGGGACCGGCTATCGCTTTTCCAAACAACGGTGTAATTTAGCGAGGGATGAACTCGCGCGAGGAAATTTTCGGAACGCGCGCGCAAATACGCGAGATCCATGTGTATTTTATAGCGATTTTACAACGGTCTGAAGGATTTTACAGCGACGAGGATATAATCTAACGGCgacgtctttttttttcctatggGTATATAAATTCGTGGCTGTTTTCACCGACTCATCAAATTTGAAAGCAAGAGTAACCCTACCGGACGTCTTATCTCTGTCGCCGCGTGCGCGCTCAGCATCCGCGAATGATGAGTGAGAATGTCCGCGCGAAGTCTGTTTGTTTGGGCACAATTAGATATCTTTGCGGTACGTGCACTTTTTGTGCTAAAATATTACATCGTTTTCATTCGTTTATACCATGAGTATGCATTACGGTAAATAACGAGATATTCGcctcgatttttattttatgaaaatataaaaaatttctgctTCGTTTCCACAACTTCGACTCTAATTTCTTAATTCGTCTTATTATCCAGTCTACTTGTTTAGACAATTTAGTAGTATCATTTACATTGCTCTACAAAATACATCGCGCTTACACAATACCGCGTTATTGACgataatcattataaaaattcgcCGATATTTCGTATATTAAACCTCCGATCTTTTCTCA
Above is a window of Monomorium pharaonis isolate MP-MQ-018 chromosome 10, ASM1337386v2, whole genome shotgun sequence DNA encoding:
- the LOC105834615 gene encoding facilitated trehalose transporter Tret1 isoform X4, giving the protein MDDLRPSRITTIADDGEDKMPRASVVHMTSTATRPHHMSQVLATLALSMGTFSAGLAKGYTSPALDSILDNKTHLYQSNNSTWLAFSVTQQEASWVASLSMLGAWFGAMIGDWIMRRGRRLALRMTSLPLAATWVLTGVAPCVELVYVTSFIGGLCCSVVTMVAQVYISEISMPGIRGCLSAMLKVLGHVGVLLSYIAGMYLNWRQSALLVAVAPSMFFLGTLFIPETPSYLVLNDKDDEAADSLQWLRGQHVDIRHELQVIKTNILASRAKQYELSFKNSMFTPRLYKPIAITCGLMFFLRFSGANAFNYYAVLIFRQTLGGMNPHGATIAIGFVQLLASLLSGFLIDIVGRLPLLIASTVFMSLALAGFGSYSYYVSQTQSPGYAMDSAMTGQHDWIPLLCVLVFTTALALGISPISWLLIGELFPLEYRGLGSSISTSFSYFCAFIGIKLFMDFQQNLGLYGAFWFYAAVAVCGLCFVVCCVPETRGRQLDEMNPDYAQAR
- the LOC105834615 gene encoding facilitated trehalose transporter Tret1 isoform X3, which translates into the protein MSLNHRYYITTIADDGEDKMPRASVVHMTSTATRPHHMSQVLATLALSMGTFSAGLAKGYTSPALDSILDNKTHLYQSNNSTWLAFSVTQQEASWVASLSMLGAWFGAMIGDWIMRRGRRLALRMTSLPLAATWVLTGVAPCVELVYVTSFIGGLCCSVVTMVAQVYISEISMPGIRGCLSAMLKVLGHVGVLLSYIAGMYLNWRQSALLVAVAPSMFFLGTLFIPETPSYLVLNDKDDEAADSLQWLRGQHVDIRHELQVIKTNILASRAKQYELSFKNSMFTPRLYKPIAITCGLMFFLRFSGANAFNYYAVLIFRQTLGGMNPHGATIAIGFVQLLASLLSGFLIDIVGRLPLLIASTVFMSLALAGFGSYSYYVSQTQSPGYAMDSAMTGQHDWIPLLCVLVFTTALALGISPISWLLIGELFPLEYRGLGSSISTSFSYFCAFIGIKLFMDFQQNLGLYGAFWFYAAVAVCGLCFVVCCVPETRGRQLDEMNPDYAQAR
- the LOC105834615 gene encoding facilitated trehalose transporter Tret1 isoform X2; amino-acid sequence: MDSKEALTANESIIQITTIADDGEDKMPRASVVHMTSTATRPHHMSQVLATLALSMGTFSAGLAKGYTSPALDSILDNKTHLYQSNNSTWLAFSVTQQEASWVASLSMLGAWFGAMIGDWIMRRGRRLALRMTSLPLAATWVLTGVAPCVELVYVTSFIGGLCCSVVTMVAQVYISEISMPGIRGCLSAMLKVLGHVGVLLSYIAGMYLNWRQSALLVAVAPSMFFLGTLFIPETPSYLVLNDKDDEAADSLQWLRGQHVDIRHELQVIKTNILASRAKQYELSFKNSMFTPRLYKPIAITCGLMFFLRFSGANAFNYYAVLIFRQTLGGMNPHGATIAIGFVQLLASLLSGFLIDIVGRLPLLIASTVFMSLALAGFGSYSYYVSQTQSPGYAMDSAMTGQHDWIPLLCVLVFTTALALGISPISWLLIGELFPLEYRGLGSSISTSFSYFCAFIGIKLFMDFQQNLGLYGAFWFYAAVAVCGLCFVVCCVPETRGRQLDEMNPDYAQAR